Part of the Saccharomyces paradoxus chromosome XI, complete sequence genome, ACACTACAAGGCTTGCTTGGTAGATCTCTTAGGCTGCACTAATGAATTTCTGATAAGCATGATCACAGTAAATAAGTATGAGACGTCGACGCAGCaaatatttgtttttgtaGTGAAAATATTCCCGACGAATCAACAAATCAAAGTTGCGTAGTGTATTGTTCGCCTATgtatcaaaagaaagacCCAATAAATGAATAGAAAATCAtacacaaaaaaaaagatatccCACTCCTCTTAGGTAACTTAGAATATATTAAACACGtaacgaagaaaagaaagcattAACCTGTACTACAATAATGAATAAGGGATGAAAAAATCCGTAAAGCTTCTGAGTCGCGGAGTTCACCATCTATTCCATTATCATCATATAACATCATTGCACTCTTTATACTACTTTCGACAAAATTAACGCAGTTTTCCAAACTAGTACTTAACTTACCAATCTTACcacaagaaaagatttttttggtctTCTGTTTCAATACGtacttcctttttccaatgAAGTTTTCATCATAGATACTGCAGTTgctattattgttattattgccAGTAAactctcttttcaatgcCACATCCCTGATGTCCCTTGAACGTAACGAAACTAGTAGGCTTCTTGTGTAATCCGCCTTTAGCAGGTCAATCTTCATAGAATTCGTAATTCTACTCTCTGATTCTTGACCAACAGGGCATGCTTgcaactgaaaaaaattattaaaatgGGTCAAGTACATTGTATACTTCGGCAATAATTCCAAGGGTTTATTCATCAAACCGTCACCAACATCAGAATCAGTAGTCAAAATATCTGCATATGAAGAGTTACCTGGAAAAATTTCGTAAGTGGAACCAAGGTCGCTCAAAGAAGGCTGacagattttttcaaaagcctCATCCAAAAGATCATCTTGTGAGATTCTCTGACAATCTCTTTTCAACTCAACGTTCTTAAGCGGAAACTTATATGATATATTTTTAACCAAGGGTAGTCCGTGAGAGGCATCTCCAACATTTGGAGAGCCTGGTGTCCCCATCCAAGGGTATTCGTCATATTCGCTGATTGATGGTGATTGCTGGGGAGTGGTTAATGACAACCTAGAGGTTGCTTGTTGCAAAGAAGACGAACTTGAAGTCCTTTGTAAATTTCCAGCAGTTGTTTGTAGCCTCTCCCATGACTCGTTATGCTTTAGAGAAGGACTTGGTTGGAAAAACTGAGAAATTGTTGGTCTCTTGTTAAACCAAGAACCATATGAACCAGGTTGACTTGAAATAGATGACGATAGATAATGTAATGAACTACTCCCACTTTTGAACGAAGATGGTTGAATAACTTCCGCCAAAGACTCGCTTGAAGACACAGACACAGATGTATTTGAGTTCCTCCGATTGGGAATTTGCCATCCTTTTCTTAAAGAATGGAAATTGGGAGATCCGATGCTGTTAGTACTAACATTACTGTTGTAAACATTATGATTACTATTATTCTCTGCACGACTCAAAAGATTGTCAGTTGAAGTTAATGTGCTCAGTTCCGTCTCAGATTTGTCGACAAAATTGTTATTGGACTTGTTTCTTGATACAGCAGACGAATCTATTGTTATATCTTCCCGCCGTATCGTTATTTGTCCCTCGTACTTTGGTTCCAATAAGGCCGATAAGATGAACAGTAATTTGTTAGCAACGACCATGTTTCCTGACAGAATGACGATCTTAGATGTCTTCAATTCCTTTATCGTGTGCCTGTAATCGGATATAACCATTGCCATTAGAAGGGGAAGGAAACCTAATTTAGGCCcatctttgatttcaatCCAATTGAATATACTTTTGAACCAAACGTGAACGAATTCTTTAAATTTCTCAGGGTAAAGGAAAAGCCTAGGAATTTCAGACATAGAACGTAAGCATGGTATGACTCTTTTTTGCAAGGTTTGAACCataatttcaatttccttgGGATAATGCGTTCTGATGTCAATATTTGACAATTTTATAACTG contains:
- the LST4 gene encoding Lst4p (similar to YKL176C); translation: MLGNLLRNKTSSSGSEKNSEHSDFSSVVPNVPVYCKAASTGTTKTAVGALLDTAVNVEKHSEMLSTTSPPILDHISDDLKLKLFGSRDIPYSRPIDTLQKNGGLSTDKVTSINEKTYVFRILIIEEAGQMACRNNYRDIFDYTTSKVSNSMEQIRPSELKEYIFGSPVRASDLTQCDKIRTIPNSDLVLITRIFYYTHQYNRIAISLCIPKILLPVVAESWSCISSWLTQTQKMLIGFLTKNRIMQENTGNYGNNSVIKLSNIDIRTHYPKEIEIMVQTLQKRVIPCLRSMSEIPRLFLYPEKFKEFVHVWFKSIFNWIEIKDGPKLGFLPLLMAMVISDYRHTIKELKTSKIVILSGNMVVANKLLFILSALLEPKYEGQITIRREDITIDSSAVSRNKSNNNFVDKSETELSTLTSTDNLLSRAENNSNHNVYNSNVSTNSIGSPNFHSLRKGWQIPNRRNSNTSVSVSSSESLAEVIQPSSFKSGSSSLHYLSSSISSQPGSYGSWFNKRPTISQFFQPSPSLKHNESWERLQTTAGNLQRTSSSSSLQQATSRLSLTTPQQSPSISEYDEYPWMGTPGSPNVGDASHGLPLVKNISYKFPLKNVELKRDCQRISQDDLLDEAFEKICQPSLSDLGSTYEIFPGNSSYADILTTDSDVGDGLMNKPLELLPKYTMYLTHFNNFFQLQACPVGQESESRITNSMKIDLLKADYTRSLLVSLRSRDIRDVALKREFTGNNNNNSNCSIYDENFIGKRKYVLKQKTKKIFSCGKIGKLSTSLENCVNFVESSIKSAMMLYDDNGIDGELRDSEALRIFSSLIHYCSTG